The Quercus lobata isolate SW786 chromosome 4, ValleyOak3.0 Primary Assembly, whole genome shotgun sequence genome segment ttttcctattctttttccttttaaaaaacaattcaatGAATTCAGAGATGTTGATCAGGTGTGTTGTGATGGTTGTAATGTTTGGGTGCATGCTGAGTGTGAGAATATTTCTAGCAAGCTTTTCAAGGTGTGCTTAATATACTTGATTTATGAATTGTTATGTTAATTTCTGTTCCTGCCATATATGTGTTTACTCACTGACTTGTGTATGGTTTAAAGGATCTGGAGAATGTAGATTACTATTGCCCAGATTGTAAAGCAAAGTCTAATAATGAGTTATCAGCTTCAGAAAAATGCCAGCCAAATGTGAAGTATGTCTGCgctatttttgtgtgtgtgtgcatgtgcaATTCTTCTCCCTCCAGTTGATTTTTGGGGCAATTGTATATTTGACTTTATAGACTAAGGAGTTTATCGTCAGGTTTAAAGcctaatttttttacaatttttgaagcAGGTCTTTAGAAAATAGTGGACAAAATGTTCTACCTGAGAAGGTAGCTGTGGTGTGCAATGGCATGGAAGGAACATATATTCCGAACCTTCATATGTAAGCCTTGAACTAGTTTCTAAATATTACATGTATGTtgacatatttttctttaatattcttGTAGGACCTTTATGCCCTCCTTTTTCACCACcacattcattttcttcttatgcACTCCTTACTGCAActttctgtttgttttgttgaagGATTCATTAAGATGcttatttatcattttatttttcccccaTCTTAGAGTTATGTGCAAGTGCGGTTCATGTGGGTCAAAGAAGTATACACCTAGTGAATGGGAACGGCACACAGGTTGCAGAGCTAAAAAGTGGAAGTATAGTGTGAAAGTGAAGGGCACAATGCTGCCACTAGAAAAATGGGTCTGTACCAATTATCTTCATTTTGAAAGCACAACCAGTTTCTCCGTGTTCTGTATTTGACTTGTTTATGGTATTCTAGTTttataaaactaataaaagtaACTTTTCTTCGTAAAACAACTTGAGAaagtgggtttttatttttatttatttattttttacagtttttttttatttaaaaaaaattttgatgtccCAAAGTTTTGGTAGCATCTTCTCAATGAGTTTTTGGGTCATTGCTTGATTGTGCATACAGAAAGGGAGATGACTCTGAAATTTAGTATAGGGTGAAGTATCCATGATTTAACACAATGAAAGAACTTAGAGAATGACTCAGCTAAGTTAGGACTAATCTatgaaaagaaatttatattttgttatgttAAAAATTATCTAATGTtgatatatacacacatacacatagtCCTCAATCCAAATGAttcccccccccaaaaaaaagaagaaattctgGCTTCAATGTGTGTGATACTAGACAACTgctattttttaaggaaattttTGTATGACTTTATAAgcattccttctttttttttttttttttcccctcatttCATCTTTGGTTAAAGCTAATGAATTATATGTATGGCCCCTATAAAATTCTCTACTAACATTGAAGATGCTTCAGATTCAAGAGTATAATACACATGGTGTGGATCCTTTGAAGTTAGACAAGCAGCAGTTAGTTGGGTTTTTGCGAGGTAAAATATGCACTTCACTTGAATCTTTACATGTTGAAGGCTAGTCCTATCTTTGGTGTTTGTGTGGGTGCTGTATCTGCAGCCATGGTGTCTTTTGATTGTAATTCTCAACAGCAAGGATACTTATTTTAATTGCTACAGAGAAGTATGAACCTGTTCGTGCCAAATGGACCACAGAAAGATGTGCTATTTGTAGATGGGTTGAAGATTGGGATGACAACAAAATTATTATCTGCAACAGGTGTTTCCATAATTCATTGGATCGTAATACCCACTTTGTGTATTTTGGAcgcttaaataaaaatttccttgCTGGTAGAAGAATGGATTTTATTTACAAGCTTCACTGCTGAAAGAAGTTccctgactttttttttcttgggtgtATAGATGCCAAATAGCTGTCCACCAAGAATGCTATGGGGAAAAATCTGTTCAGGATTTTACTTCATGGGTTTGCAGAGCATGTGAATCACCTGATCTCAAGAGAGAATGTTGCCTTTGTCCTGTACAAGGTATGCCATCTAGATTAGTGTGTTAAAAAATTCCTATTCAATCTGTGTTGAAAGTTTTATATGATTATATTGTGAAGTTCTTATTAAAACGCTACTTTGTCTGTCCagaaaagtagttttttgaacctttttttggaatatttgcATTCCTTATCCCTTTTTGTTGATTTCAGTATAACATGGATGATACTCATTAAGagcccccccctcccccccccctctcccaaCAAATTTActagtattttctttttccactaAGTTGCATGCAAATATGActgtatataaattttttaaggatGTTTGCTGAGTATTCTTACTTGGAAATGCTTGTGCTAATTGATTATTAAAGTTGATTGTATTCAAATGCTAACATGTTAATATCTCTAAAAACTGCTTTTATAGGGGGTGCTCTGAAGCCAACTGATGTTGAGATGCTGTGGGTTCATGTCACGTGTGCTTGGTTCCGGCCTGAAGTTGGTTTCTTAAATCATGAGAAAATGGAACCTGCTGTTGGAATCCTCAGAATTCCATCCAATTCATTTTTGAAGGTAAAATTGTGTTCCTAATAATTGTCTAGACAGTTTCTAATTTTCTGGTGCTTCAATTGCAAAATCTTTTATGAATGAATTTATGttaggctgcgtttgttttGACTGAAATCAATTTATGACCATAACATATTTTCAGTTGAACATTTTccggaaaagaaaatattttcaagtgtttggttgcattcgtaaaaatgtttgagaaaatatttttgggtgtttggttgtgtttgtgaaaatgcttcaaaaaacacattttctactactactactacctcACATTTTCCCAGGTTCCTAACTGATACTATAATAGAAAATTCCAATTTAAAAatccaaagaaacaaaaaatggagaacaaaacCAGATTTTGCAAGAGAGATTgtgcgagagagagagatagagagctAGATTGACAAGGAGATAATAGAAAATTCCAATATAGAAatccaaagaaacaaaaaatggagaacaaaacCAGATTCTGCGAGAGagattgtgtgagagagagattgagagctagattgagaaggagagagagattggTGACAACGACTGATGATGTTGAGATCTGCCTTAGGACAGCGGTATTGATGGCTGGTGGAGGATGGCAAAGTTTCATTGAGTGGCTGGTGGAGGATGACAAATTTTCGCTAATTGGCTGGCAGTGGACAACAATGACCAATCAGCAACAACAGCCATGAAGAGAGTGGGTTTTGCAGTGGTTTAGGGAGGTGGCTGGGATTGGGTTATGCAGTGGTTATGGAGGCTAACGGAGGTTGGTTTGGGAAGATCGGGCCTCATGGTGGCTTGATGGGTCATGGCAGTCTTGTGGGTGGATCACGGTGGTTGGCGCAAGGCTGGTTGGGTGCTCTGTGTTCTTTGTGCTTGAAGGAGTGGAGAGTGTGAGTGTGTAAAATCTTGTGACTGAATCATGTGTAAATTGATTTATGGTCAAAGGGAAAACATTTTCAGGTTGACCGGGCTTTTCAGTCCTCCCAAACACCCGGAAATGcataaaatttacataaaaacaaacgcagcctaagtCTCTTGTAAAATTTCATAGTATTGAGTTCAATTCCTTGATGGTTAGTAGAAGGCTTTGGAAATTCCCGTGGGTTGTTCTTTAGCAAACCAAGCTTTATGAGATTAATTTGCTGTGTGgtaatgccttttttttttttttttttttttttggtgcttgaAATCTAAATATACCCTATTTTTCTGGACTGCAGCGTTGTGTAATCTGCCAGCAGAGTCATGGTTCCTGCACCCAGTGCTGCAAGTGTACTACTTATTTTCATGTAATGTGTGCATCGAGAGCAGGATATAGCATGGAAGTAAGTCTTCACAGTTATTATGAACAGACCAATGGTCTGCCTGAAACTACTAATATTATAGATATTCTTGAATTGAATTGTGTTGTCCTGTTTTGGTGCTTGCATTGCATGTCTGTATGATGCATgcctttatttttcaaaatattttcatgtaagttttgagaaaaaattgagGATGGAAAATGGGACTGCATTAACATTATCTGTTGAACTTTCAGTTGCACTGCTCAGAAAGGAATGGGACACAAATGACTAaaaagttgatatattgtgcAGATCACAGGTTTGGGTTGTGCCCCACAATTTGtttcaatattttctttaccagtggaaattattttatattttttacttttggttcAACTCCATTATGCACCACATTTATTGGTGTAAACCTTGGTTTTCATGCAGAGAGCCAAACCCCGATGCTGTCGTTGTTGTTCATACTCCTGCAGGGGTTTTTTCTGCCAGAAGCTTGCTGCCAAACAAGCAGGGGTGCTTCAGGGGTTCAAGGCTGGCTTCATTGAAGAACACTGAACTTCCTGAGTCTCCAACATCAGAGATTAATGAGTTTGAGCCCCTTTCTTCTGCAAGATGTCGTGCCTTCAAAAGATCCAAGAATAAGGTTACTTTATGTAGCAACCTTATATCTGTCTCTGTAATTTTCAGTTCAGTAGAATTTTTCCACACTGCAAagctttaatttcctttttttgttaGGGATGAGCCCAATTGACCGTATTGTTGTTAGTATGTTGCCAACAAAATCATCAATTGTCTCTCTTGTTGGTctcatttcaattttgtttttgtttgccAGCAGGCTGATGGTCAGCCAATATTCCACCGACTGATGGGGCCAAGCCATCATTCTTTAGATGCAATAAGTAGCTTGAGCACAAAAAATGTAAATTCTtgtcttttaaaattttcttacctCTCAGATATTAAACTTTTTGCATTTTGGATGGAAATAACcttattttgcttttttggttGTGTAATGCGACATGTTAATATCCATTTACATACTTTGTTCTCTTTTAACAGGAAGTAGAAGTTTCTAAGGATTTCACATCTTTCAAGGAACGACTTTGCCACTTACAGGTAGCTATggttttttaatatgaaatggGTACTTGTGTACTGCCTACTTGGTGtaatttctaatttcattaacttttggtctagtatttttttattaacactTGTTTGTGGCTTCAGAGAACTGAATGTTATCGGGTTTGCTTTGGTAAATCTGGTATACATGGATGGGGTCTCTTTGCGCGTAGGAATATTCAAGAAGGAGAAATGGTACTATGTTCAGTTGGATGCTTTTTACACACTCGCGCACACACATGTATATGCGTTGCTTATACTGTTTCCATAATTTCTGATATTGAGAATTTTTCTTTGGATATCCACTTCCCAAAgattttttgataaatcaatAGACAATGTTGTGgtagctttcttcttctcttgttTAGTTGACATAATAGCATTCTGTCTACTTTTTCTCTGCCCTTTTAGATATTAAGTATTTTACTGGGTTGGTTCGTTGATGCGGGAGGAggaatacaatttttattttgatttagtCTTTATGTAATTTTGGAAGTCAATTGCATTTTTGTTAGTCacttggattttattttaagtcTTATTAGTTAATTAGGTTAGTTAGGATCTTATTTAATTTCTTAGAgtcaagggtatttttgtaattcaataagcGGGATTTTCCCAATCATTTGAAACTTGGTTTTCTAAGTCAATTTTAACTAGAATTAGGGTTTAATAGTTTATATAAGCATGCTATCATACCCCTATGGAGAATTTATAATATGATTGATTAAGAATAGTTCTCTTGAAAATTGTTCAATGATCTGGAGTCTATTCCAACCAACATTAGGGCTCACTTAGGGAGATTACAATAAGaatgataatttttgttatttggaaTAACAtatgttgtaatggaataattaAATCTATTCATACATACGTTTGGTTGTAACATTAGGATAGCTCAGGATCTGTTTTATGCAATATCTTATacaaatatttcctaaaaacagatttttttttttaaatttatttttaaaaaaaattttgagagatagtttttataattgttatgtgcatatggaaaatttgtatttttggaaatatattaattttataagtAATTACACCTACTAAGAATATAATAGCCCTTTTAGAAAGAAACAGCTATTTAACAAGAATAACCATTCCATTACAGGACCTAATACAACATACCAAACATTccctaagggtgtgtttgtttggaggtgaaataggatggatgaaaaattttgaagagaaaatgggaaggaaaacttttttggagtGTATTTGGTTGAgtaggaagaaaagaaaataaatggtggggTTCAAGTGTTTTCTCTCCGGGCTCACCAAAATGTTTTTTCCCTAAAATGGAGAGAACTTAGTGAAGatgaattttttcttgattgacAAAAATACCCATGCGCATATGCACATGGgttgcctttatttttatttttattttcttctccccTGACGTTGCCTTGTTCCCCCCCGCCCCccactttttttcccctcttctgGGCAATAACGTTgcccttcatcttctttatttttattttttaactagacatgatttttttttgggatatgattttcatttttttaataaatttgggtgattgcactttttttgtgtggttatttgtcacttttttgttttaattgaacATTATTCTTTAACAAggatatatgagtaaatttattcaaactcatatttttcatccctccacttttccactctcaaccaaacaaaaatgagagaataaaatctttttaatcccttcacttttccatcctctcacaattttctatcctcctacttttccaCTTCTCCGACTAAGCGGACCCTAAGTGTTGACTCTTAGGTTTGCTCTTCCTTGCTTGATGCTGATTCCAAGCAAGCCTTGGTGTTGACACCtagattttatctttttatttttctgttcttgcatctgttttgattttgttctgcgtcattctttttttctttggaaggTCAGACAACTGATGCTAGGTATGAATGTCTCCAGGTTGTTGAGTATCGTGGTGAGCAGGTGCGGCGTAGTGTTGCAGATTTGAGGGAGGCAAAGTACCAATTAGAAGGCAAAGATTGCTATGTGAGTCTTTGTTTAATACTCCCTTTGTCTGCATGTGCATTCTCTTGGCAATTGCTAATATCGTTAGACCTCCATATGCCTATATTGGAAGTCGTGAAAAGTATTTTGATGTCTCAATTGCAGTAAGGGAAATTTTGGGGAACTCCCATTCTATGTTTAGTTTAGGCACAGGTACCCATTGCATTTCTTTTACTCCATATTTGATAATTAGGTGAAAGTGTTGTAGTATAGGAGTGACTATTTAAATGTTTGAATTAATTTTAAGTTAGGGTGAAGTTACTTTCTTATGTCTTATGACCGgtctgtttattttatttttatttttaaatataagggACTGGTTATGATAAACCATATATAGAATACAATAAGTCTTACGTTTTGTTTTACTGACAACCTGATGATTTTAAGTATGCcccattttaatttatttttacccaaaCACCTCTTTTTGGCAGGTTAAATTCTTGTATTATCTCATCAGATTTATCTCTCTTAACTGTGGTTTTTAAAGTccaatgaaaaattttatgcaGCTCTTCAAGATCAGTGAGGAAGTAGTAATTGATGCCACAAATAAAGGGAATATAGCACGTTTAATAAATCATTCGGTAAGTTCTTGTGTTGAAGTTTTTGATTGACTTTGAGAAAATCTATTCTTCATTTGCTTCAAAAAGTATAGGCTCATATATTTATGCTCAATGTATTGTTAATAGCTTGGTTTGACCTTAACTTGAATTGATCCCAACTGGGAATTTAATTGGCTTTTGTCATGTTGGTCAAATTTGCATTGTGGTCACATTGCCTGTTGAGGCATTGACCAAGAAGATATTAGCTTATATTTTGACAGACTATAATAGTAGAGCAGCAGATTTACATGTAAGACCATAGTAATGATCTTAAAGTAGATTTGGCTTGGGTTAGGGTTCCTTTCTAGATATTATGCGGCCCAAATCCAACCTTTGTTTTTtacaaagagaaataaaaagcaaataaaatttctatacgtgcattttttctttttgatggtTCTATACATGCATCTTATATCTTACAATGCTAACCATTCAATCACATTTTACTGCAGTGCATGCCCAACTGCTATGCAAGGATCATGAGTTTGGGTGATGAGGAGAGCAGGATAGTTCTTATTGCTAAGACAAATGTTTCTGCTGGTGAAGAATTAACGTATGAATTATtcccatgtgtgtgtgtgcgcacaCTCACATGTATGCATTTGTGCATGAATGAGTTTGCTGCCTTCAAATTTAACCtcttttatgcattaaaatTCAGTTTGGGAATAAACAATTGTTTAATCTTTCTGCCACAGGTATGATTACTTGTTCGATCCAGATGAGCTTGATGAGTTGAAAGTTCCTTGCCGATGTAGAACTCCCAATTGTAGGAAATTCATGAATTAAGTTGCACATTCTTTTTTGCCATTTTATCTCTGCAAGGAGCAGCTTGCACTGGCTGCTTACCTCCTTAGTCCTAACCCATGAGGATTCATTCTTTTTCAGAGTGagcttgtaatttttttaacccACATTTGTATTATAGTAATTTAGATGCAATAAAATGTAAATTCACCAACTTTTTTGTTGGTGCcatttttctgaaaaaattgcatattactatatttttgtattatatatcATGACTGCGCACCATGCCAATTTGGTCCCAAATTTGAATGAGTTACCATTtgtattgtaaataaatttgtctatttgtacgcttagcaaaaaaaaaaattgtgtagtTTTATAATCAAGAACGCAGAACAGAAAAAATAACTCAAGCAACAGAATTTGAATGGACAAGAAACAGAGGGAAACGTAGCAGAAGACTCCAGCAGTATTACATTATggtccttttttgttttttaaaccGGTTGGAAATTTATCTTAAATTTATCCTAACGTACTCGCCTGGAGCTAGAACCCGTGACCCCCTCACACCCAAGCTCTAAGGCTTGGGGAGGTACCGTCCCGCCTAACAGTTGAGTGGTATATTATTGTTCTTTGATTAAGCAGAATCATAGCTTCGTAATATATATCGAAAGGCTTTAGAAATGTTAAATGATGAGAGGTCTTAAATCTTAATGCCAAGCCAATCAATGAATTTGAGTACATCTATTCTATATATGTATAAGCTGCAGCCAGCACCTTTTGAGTGATAGGCAGTAATGATCTCGAGACTAGTTTTTCCTACCTGATTGTAGTCATCACTCATCAGGGACAGGAGGAAttcaatagatttttttaaaaggaagcATGTGAGTGGCTATTGGttcttgctttgttttgttgaaCGCAACGTCAAACTCTAGCTCTAGAGGTCTTAGAAATATCATCTTTCCAAAGATCTTGACTTTGGAAAAATGATGTTTTATTGTCAAGCTCCTAATGAGGCAGACATTTTAAATAAGTATAATTACAAATCCTCTGGGTCTAGATGGCTTCTTGACTCTGTTTTATGAGTATCATCGGCACGTAACTAGATGGGAGGTGGTGGAAGCGATATAAAGCTTCTTTTAGCAGAGGTCACCCTTCTAAGTTCTAAGCCGAATCCCCAAAGGCAAGGGAGCTTCACCGGTGAATCAATGCAAACCTATTATCTTATCTAGTGTAAGCTAAAAatcccacccccaaaaaaactTTGCTTTTATGAGTGTTTTTATTGAGCTTCGTCTTTCCCCTCAAAAgtaatgtttttcttttggagtcTCCCATTGTGTGGGcactttaaattaattaattttttttttttgagaatcttaaattttaaattaaattaaaaggtTAAGTTATgaaatcaatttttgaaaatttgtctATGTTTTGTATACTCATGACTCATTTATATTTACAATACATATTAAGCGCATATGCATGCCAATGATTCGTAGATAATACAGTTACATTAACCTCAAACGATCATATCTTACTtatttaaatcttaaatatgTCAAATTTGTGTCCATTTAAATTCATAGATGGCTACTTtctaatagtaaaaataaaatcacttaACTGTTCATTGTATTTTGTAAAGTGATGTATTAGAGTGAGTAAATGTCATTGTCAACATAACTTTTTAATACTTTTGACTTGGGATTATCTTAAATTCTTTGAAGAAAGTATCATCATGTAAAGAGTCAATTACACCTTTATTACTTCTTCATTGAGATAGCATATGTGAATTTATTAATCAGTGCAAAATGGGACATCCAAATTAGTCATTCATTGAAACTTAATTGTTGTCCAAAACCTTATGCATAGAAAAGCAATTAAGGAATTGAGGGAATTAAAGTGGCTAtggaaaaagagtaaaatagagaatggaatggaagtTCCTTCTTATggaaaaatttgtcattttaaaCCAATGGATCTCTATATCGATATATAAGTGCATATCCTCTCCATCATACTTAGTTCTTCTAAATGGAATTTATGTTTCTCCCATTGAGAGGACTAAGCTAATATCACATGATCTCTATGTACATCacctttattatatattattatcttAGGATCCAAAGTTCTTTCAAGATTACTTTAAAAAGAGTTTGACAAGAATTCTTGGAAggaattaaattgattttttttagagagaattttaacctatgacatccatttttgattttactctttattattagacctAAAcactaattagattttaatataGTCAATGATTGAACACTATGTCTCTTATTTGATGATAAGAGAAGAGACTTTACTACTTTGTTTCACCTTTATAACAtcaaaaaatgatttaaaatgACATTAGAATGGAATAGAAGGACTAAAATATAGTGTTGTCAAAATTAACTTACTATgatgataaaatttaaacttaatgtaCTAAAATGGTAATCCAACAAATTTATAGTGAGTAAATTGtatgcttataaaaaaaaaatgaacatagggacaattttttttttttttttggtagtaatATTTAGAAATTACATTGAATATAGAGAAATGTTGTCCACAATATcttcacaaaaaattttaagtggaaggctgttattggtgggtaaaaaaaaattagcagtgggtttaaattagaaccattAACAACTTTCTATatagaatttattgtgaaaatgatgtGAACGTGACACTTTTCTTAAAATGATAGGTTGCAGTGGAAAGAAAAGCAACGTTAATGATGAATCTATATAAAAATGATTCTCTACTGCtcacaacttttatttttatttatttttggttgaggAAATACTACTCACAACTTGAAATTTGTAGAAAAAGTTATCGATACaaagtagtattaaaaaaaaaaaaaaagaagaagaaaaacctataaataattttatgttatgCCTGAAAGTCATTAATAAAAGCGAATAAGTTCTTCAAATGAACATAGGGTCCATAAAGCAAGCCCCATACAAAAGTAGCAAATTGTGGGCTAACCTGAGGCCCATTAAAATATTAGAcagtttgaaaaaataattaataataatttggtgGATTTGTTTTGAATGGGAGTACTTGGCGCgcgaagaaagaaagaaataaatagaggcagagagtgagagtgagagtttgTTTTAGTTGTGAGCTTCGAAAATCGAAAGCATGGGAAAGCGGCAATTGCAGAGCGTAGTTGAGCACATGAGAAAGCGATTGCGATCATCCAAACGCATTTGCTCTTGCACCTCTCCTCCTCAACCTTCTCGCTCCTCTTTCTCCTGGTACATTCATTTTGATTccgttttatttatttatttatttataattttgtttaaattttacgTTGAATTTGTAAAGGTTTTGGTGTGTATTTGAGTGTGTGAGATTCTGAATCCGATTGTGCTTATTAGGATGATCGGAAatcaattctttcttttgtttagaGAAGCTAATTTTTGATTCGTAAATCTGTTCTTGGAGAAAACGTTTTGATCATTTAGTGAACCTTTGAATCTCAATTCAGTGATGAATTTCGTACATATTCGTACGGCTGTTTGGATTATGATCTGGAAAATCTTTTTTCTGAAATGATTTTTGAAGTACCGATCTGTGATTTGAAGAGAAATGCCTGTTATACTCTTGACTGATTGATCTGATTTCGAATCATGATTGTTATTCACTAGCGGcaaatattgttgttgttgttgttgttttttttttttaggtgaaaatttttgaactctGTTTCTGTTTGAATCGGTTAGAAAATCGAATTAAGAAACATTTTCAAGTTTAGTAAATTTCTTGCGTTTTCTCAGAAGCCAAACGCGAATTCatgtagatatttttttttttgaattctctctAACTAACTTTTGAGTCAAACAACTAAAAGAGAacctaaaaacaaaactcaaataACAGAGTTTgagttttagacttttttttttttaataatttaatttgatttgattttaaaaaaaaaaatattttgattgttAATTGTTTCCTTGAAGGTACGAAGAGGACGTGTGGTCAGAGATCGCGAAGTTTCTAGACGGAAGGTCTCTGATGAAGCTGGCTGTGACGAGCAAATGGTTCCAGCGTGTGATCATGGATGATAGCATTTGGAAATTCGTGTGCCTTCGCGATCTTCAGCTCCCTGCTGCTCCTCAACACGTGGATTTCAAATGGTTCGACCTCTACACTTCTGCCTTCGGTATGTATAAAAATTTCACACTATCATGGCCTCTCTACTCTGCTTGCTTTCCACGTCTCAATCATCAGCTTTTTTTGATTTTGCAGATGGAAGTCACTCTTTCAAGTTCCACCAAAAAGAGAAGCATATTGGTGAGTTTGATTCATCGAGCATATTGGATTTGAAAGAAGTTCATTTACCTAacacttaaaataattttggctgaatattattattattattcttttcgCAACAATTGACgctccaactttttttttttttcattttaaactttgctAAATttataaggaataaaaaaaaaaattgcgtaCTATGATTGGTAAAGTATAAAATGGAATATTTAAAgtaacataatatttttattaattacaacTATCATCACTTTTATTAGCACTAATCAAAATAGGCCAATTagtagttgtgaaaaatattggaCCCTTGaacttattattttgaattgcATAAGAGCTATGCATTGAATGttgttattgaaaaaaaaaaaaaaaaattattgtaggTAGTGGTAATATGAACAGTAGGAGGAAGAACGCAATTTTCATCTTTTCAGTTGGATGCGAATGTTATGAATCTGTGTTAGTAATAAAACAACCTTCGCTTCCCTGCATTAGTAGACCAGCTGGTTCATTAACTAATATTTTGTTGTGATGGGAATGTCAGATTGGATGCGAATTGGTGCATTTTTGCTTGACTCTTCAGTATTCCTGACAGAGAAGTTAAGCCCTCCTCCCAAAATCCCAAATGAAGATACTGTAGAGAAGATGTTGCAGTCTAGTGGCTGTTGCGTTTTAGACAATGTTAAATCTGGGATCTGGATAGCTGGTACTTCTAATaagtctttttaaaaaaaaaaggatcttaTGCTCAAAATTTATCACCACAATTAACCTTTGTTTTATTTCtgggctcatgttttcagatcT includes the following:
- the LOC115986163 gene encoding probable F-box protein At3g61730; protein product: MGKRQLQSVVEHMRKRLRSSKRICSCTSPPQPSRSSFSWYEEDVWSEIAKFLDGRSLMKLAVTSKWFQRVIMDDSIWKFVCLRDLQLPAAPQHVDFKWFDLYTSAFDGSHSFKFHQKEKHIDWMRIGAFLLDSSVFLTEKLSPPPKIPNEDTVEKMLQSSGCCVLDNVKSGIWIADLQLVRCPVCELNTCDGTMQTLDARHIELFLCDGYQKGSWEYQLIGSHDVKERVAGASGAIFDVKNLKDISSCAVFNLNSWVGKINDLHPKAMITLHAVAVNTNLQENDGINVKFHTMRAGTNGEVVSVRISQQLL